A part of Anabas testudineus chromosome 7, fAnaTes1.2, whole genome shotgun sequence genomic DNA contains:
- the zfp64 gene encoding zinc finger protein 64, with protein MATYNTEVAAGHSVVVEVSPDIHICGFCKQQYNNFEVFLAHKQNGCSQPTSGTSASSVTTTLAGSSTGFVFEETYQSCVIQGVKKILTKAQKTPSKKLKPALTSKRHSCCFSGCTFKTQYGQKDMERHLKTHTGEKPFECELCHKRFSRRDKLNMHSRSHTGEKPHKCKHCPYAAADSSSLKKHLRIHYDERPFKCQICPYASRNSSQLTVHLRSHTGDAPFQCQQCDAKFKINSDLKRHIRIHSGEKPYKCDFCEYRCAMKGNLKSHVQIKHGTENSFQCAHCDFKCGNKTALRQHSREHEPVQPMQCSKCTYSCSSKGALKVHERIHSEERPFKCDFCNFDSKQRSNLVIHKKKCHSDKPEKGGGGKGGGKSGGSDSPKSVSSRYRAKLDAARAFCCDSCDASFVREDSLRSHKKQHRDAQNVLQLQLSTPASALSLVPVAASQGNTQLEVPITSDAMAPFSSAQLKIIVSHPLGQENSLIPAGLDSENKTSMVLLRPENQDMVVNSMIQQVNLLAPMQTLGSSQTTEATLEPQTVLLTQLTPEDATNPLHQALLQTAITTPESGGSAQTFITTCSELEGLNALIQEGGREVTVVTEGNSSMVTASTPSHMVCGASEDIPKPAGTVGVDESALQCEESALLVPNISLGGQNVVIHGVPLIVSTQPQQSAIEQLSPHTLYSDSHTLEGIPP; from the exons ATGGCAACATACAACACCGAAG TCGCTGCAGGACACTCTGTTGTGGTGGAGGTGAGCCCGGATATTCATATCTGCGGCTTCTGCAAGCAGCAGTACAATAATTTCGAGGTCTTTCTTGCACACAAGCAAAATGGATGTTCGCAGCCCACCTCCGGCACTTCAGCCTCCTCTGTAACAACCACTCTGGCAG GTTCCAGCACAGGGTTTGTTTTCGAGGAGACCTACCAGAGCTGTGTTATACAAGGTGTCAAAAAGATCCTGACCAAAGCACAGAAAACACCTTCCAAAAAATTAAAGCCTGCCCTGACTTCAAagagacacagctgctgtttctcag GTTGCACTTTTAAAACGCAGTATGGTCAAAAAGACATGGAGCGCCATCTCAAAACCCACACTG GTGAGAAGCCGTTTGAATGCGAGCTGTGTCACAAGCGCTTCAGCCGGCGCGACAAGCTGAACATGCACAGCCGCTCTCACACGGGTGAGAAGCCACACAAGTGTAAACACTGTCCCTACGCAGCAGCggacagcagcagtttgaagaAGCACCTGCGTATCCACTATGACGAGCGGCCATTTAAATGCCAGATCTGCCCATATGCCAGTCGCAACTCCAGCCAGCTCACCGTGCACCTCCGCTCGCACACTG GGGATGCACCTTTCCAGTGCCAGCAGTGTGACGCAAAGTTCAAAATCAACTCGGACCTGAAGAGGCACATCCGGATTCACTCTGGGGAAAAGCCTTACAAATGTGACTTCTGTGAGTACCGCTGCGCCATGAAAGGCAACCTGAAATCTCACGTTCAGATCAAACACGGCACAGAGAACTCCTTCCAGTGTGCGCACTGTGATTTCAAGTGCGGCAACAAAACCGCTCTGCGGCAACACTCGCGCGAACACGAACCGGTACAGCCCATGCAGTGTTCCAAGTGCACTTACTCCTGCTCCAGCAAAGGGGCACTCAAGGTCCACGAGAGGATCCACTCAGAGGAGCGTCCCTTTAAATGTGATTTCTGCAACTTTGACTCTAAGCAACGCAGCAACCTTGTCATTCACAAAAAGAAGTGTCACTCAGACAAACCCGAGAAAGGTGGCGGTGGGAAAGGTGGAGGCAAAAGTGGAGGCAGTGACTCTCCAAAATCTGTCAGTTCCAGGTATCGCGCCAAGCTAGATGCAGCTCGAGCCTTCTGCTGTGACTCGTGTGATGCTTCGTTCGTCAGGGAGGACTCCCTGCGGAGCCACAAGAAGCAACATAGGGACGCTCAGAACGTGTTGCAGCTCCAGCTGTCGACTCCAGCCAGTGCCCTCAGCTTGGTTCCTGTTGCAGCATCGCAGGGCAACACCCAGCTCGAAGTCCCCATCACGTCTGATGCAATGGCTCCTTTTAGCAGTGCGCAGCTCAAAATCATTGTATCCCATCCTCTGGGCCAAGAGAACTCCTTAATCCCAGCTGGTTTAGATAGTGAGAATAAGACCAGCATGGTCCTGCTAAGACCAGAAAACCAGGACATGGTCGTCAACTCCATGATCCAGCAGGTCAACCTATTGGCTCCAATGCAAACGCTGGGATCATCTCAGACTACAGAAGCCACCCTTGAGCCCCAAACAGTCCTCTTGACGCAGCTTACCCCTGAAGACGCCACCAATCCACTCCACCAGGCCCTGCTGCAGACGGCCATAACCACTCCGGAGTCCGGCGGCAGCGCACAGACTTTCATTACCACCTGCTCTGAACTGGAGGGCCTCAACGCCTTAATCCAGGAGGGTGGCAGAGAGGTCACAGTGGTGACAGAAGGGAACTCCTCCATGGTTACTGCGTCCACTCCATCCCATATGGTGTGTGGTGCGTCGGAGGACATTCCCAAGCCAGCAGGGACAGTTGGGGTTGACGAGAGTGCCTTACAATGTGAGGAAAGTGCGTTACTGGTGCCAAACATCAGCCTGGGAGGCCAGAATGTGGTCATCCACGGCGTTCCACTGATTGTGTCCACTCAGCCACAGCAGAGTGCAATAGAACAGCTCTCTCCGCACACACTCTACtcagattcacacacactggAAGGAATCCCGCCATGA